A DNA window from Impatiens glandulifera chromosome 7, dImpGla2.1, whole genome shotgun sequence contains the following coding sequences:
- the LOC124945284 gene encoding uncharacterized protein LOC124945284: protein MELGEPEIAYSEKQEEEDDDEYFLPVSHPVEPQDEEDRPVKCPHLPHSSSTTTTIMDINHSNINEEEGAMGLRKRADILSSKADKKTHFDPPHRAVRKRHHALTNGEDLIFTPPPVQATAILQMCLNSDVEKHANIIGSK, encoded by the exons ATGGAGCTGGGAGAACCTGAAATTGCATATTCAGAAaagcaagaagaagaagatgatgatgagtacTTCTTGCCAGTCTCACATCCAGTTGAGCCACAAGATGAAGAAGATAGGCCTGTCAAGTGTCCTCATCTTCCACATTCTTCTTCCACTACTACTACTATCATGGACATTAATCATAGTAACATCAAT GAGGAAGAGGGTGCAATGGGGTTGAGGAAGAGAGCAGATATCTTATCATCCAAAGCAGACAAAAAGACCCACTTTGACCCGCCCCATCGTGCAGTGCGCAAGAGGCACCATGCTCTCACAAATGGGGAGGACCTTATTTTCACTCCTCCGCCTGTCCAAGCCACGGCTATACTCCAAATGTGTTTGAATAGTGACGTAGAAAAGCATGCTAATATCATTGGCTCAAAATAG